From the Roseibium salinum genome, one window contains:
- a CDS encoding sugar phosphate isomerase/epimerase family protein, with protein sequence MNVSFQLYSAREFTPWETVLERLAKLGYTQVEGFGGNYEDPAAFRKLLDANGLAMPSGHFFPMEQFEDDINKVIDTAGTLGMNRVFCPALPPDQRAPDADRWQSVAERLEAVGEKMRGAGLRFGWHNHDFEFKPCADGRLPMDILLTAAPSIEWEADIAWIVRGGQDPLAWIERHADRITTAHVKDIASAGECVDEDGWADVGHGTLDWKGLMGALRKAGVDLFVMEHDKPSDFERFASRSIQAFRTY encoded by the coding sequence ATGAATGTTTCTTTTCAGCTCTATTCCGCGCGCGAATTCACGCCGTGGGAAACCGTTCTCGAGCGGCTTGCAAAACTCGGCTACACCCAGGTCGAAGGATTTGGCGGCAACTACGAGGACCCGGCGGCCTTCCGCAAGCTCCTCGACGCCAACGGCCTGGCAATGCCCTCCGGACACTTTTTTCCCATGGAACAGTTCGAGGACGACATCAACAAGGTCATCGACACGGCCGGCACGCTCGGCATGAACCGGGTGTTCTGCCCGGCCCTGCCGCCGGATCAGCGCGCTCCCGATGCCGACCGCTGGCAATCGGTCGCCGAGCGGCTCGAGGCCGTCGGTGAGAAGATGCGCGGCGCGGGCTTGCGCTTCGGCTGGCACAACCACGACTTCGAATTCAAGCCCTGCGCCGACGGCCGCCTGCCGATGGACATCCTGCTCACCGCCGCTCCTTCCATCGAATGGGAAGCCGATATCGCCTGGATCGTACGGGGCGGACAGGATCCGCTGGCCTGGATCGAGCGTCATGCCGACCGCATCACCACGGCCCATGTGAAGGACATTGCGTCTGCGGGAGAATGCGTGGACGAGGACGGCTGGGCGGATGTCGGCCATGGCACGCTCGACTGGAAAGGGCTCATGGGCGCCCTGCGCAAGGCGGGCGTCGACCTCTTCGTGATGGAGCACGACAAACCCTCCGATTTCGAACGCTTTGCAAGCCGCTCCATCCAAGCATTCCGTACGTATTAA
- a CDS encoding Gfo/Idh/MocA family protein: MSKTLGIGILGCGNISAAYMRLAPLFRGIEVRACADINEAAAKARGEEFNLRVETVDGLLAADDIDIIVNLTIPSAHFEVSKIILEAGKHVYSEKPFVLSVAEGQALAAIAETKGLRIGSAPDTFLGGAHQLARHLIDKGAFGKVTSGTCFVQSPGMEMWHPNPDFFFKAGGGPVLDLGPYYVSNLVQLLGPVKRVAAMSSSGRQERTITSQPRFGELIAVETPTTIHAVMQFHSGAQITYCASWDVWQHGHSNMELYGLDGTLHVPDPNFFGGEVRMTEKGSFVNISEAWNHPFSKTNDRTFANYRTAGLADMAQAILENRPHRCSLEFSLHVVDVMTSILASGESGRFIDINTTCDRPEALDPQAAQGLLA, from the coding sequence ATGAGCAAGACACTTGGGATCGGCATCCTGGGATGCGGTAATATCTCGGCTGCCTATATGCGCCTGGCGCCGCTTTTCCGCGGCATCGAAGTGCGTGCCTGCGCCGATATCAACGAGGCGGCCGCCAAGGCCCGGGGAGAAGAATTCAACCTGCGTGTGGAAACGGTCGACGGCCTGCTGGCCGCCGACGACATCGACATCATCGTCAACCTGACCATTCCGTCCGCGCATTTCGAAGTCTCCAAGATTATCCTGGAAGCGGGAAAGCACGTTTATTCCGAAAAGCCGTTCGTGCTCAGCGTCGCGGAAGGGCAAGCCCTTGCCGCGATCGCCGAGACCAAGGGGCTCCGGATCGGATCGGCGCCGGATACGTTCCTGGGCGGCGCCCATCAGCTCGCCCGCCACCTCATCGACAAGGGCGCCTTCGGCAAGGTCACGTCCGGCACCTGCTTCGTCCAGAGCCCCGGCATGGAGATGTGGCACCCGAACCCGGACTTCTTCTTCAAGGCCGGCGGCGGTCCGGTTCTCGACCTCGGCCCCTATTACGTCTCCAATCTGGTTCAGCTTCTCGGACCGGTGAAGCGGGTCGCCGCCATGAGTTCCAGCGGCCGGCAGGAGCGGACCATCACCTCGCAGCCGCGTTTCGGCGAACTGATCGCTGTCGAGACCCCGACCACGATCCATGCGGTGATGCAATTCCATTCGGGCGCCCAGATCACCTATTGCGCAAGCTGGGACGTGTGGCAGCACGGCCATTCCAACATGGAGCTCTACGGCCTGGACGGCACGCTTCATGTTCCGGACCCGAATTTCTTCGGCGGCGAAGTGCGCATGACCGAGAAAGGCAGCTTCGTGAATATTTCCGAAGCCTGGAACCATCCGTTCTCGAAGACGAACGACCGGACCTTTGCGAACTACCGGACGGCCGGCCTGGCGGACATGGCGCAGGCTATCCTGGAAAACCGGCCGCACCGTTGTTCTTTGGAATTTTCTCTGCATGTTGTCGATGTGATGACGTCGATTCTCGCTTCCGGCGAGAGCGGTCGATTCATTGACATCAACACCACCTGCGACCGGCCGGAAGCGCTGGATCCGCAGGCAGCACAAGGCCTCCTGGCCTAA
- the mgrA gene encoding L-glyceraldehyde 3-phosphate reductase, producing the protein MSWTAAQTRYDAMQYRRCGRSGLKLPLISLGLWHNFGDDTPHNRKRDIARTAFDLGITHFDLANNYGPRPGAAEQAFGELLRTDFAPYRDEMIISSKAGYEMWPGPYGEWGSRKYLIASCDQSLKRMGLDYVDIFYSHRFDPETPLEETMMALDQIVRSGRALYVGISSYNSKRTREAAAILKELGTPCLIHQPSYSMINRWVEDDGLLDTLDDLGIGSIAFSPLAQGMLTNKYLSSIPEGSRATQGKYLSSIPEGSRATQGKSLREQFLSEENLATIRELNAIAERRGQTLAQMALAWVLRHGRVTTALIGASRPEQVKDCVGAISNLDFTEAELKEIEATTVEADINLWAASAERKGPPRK; encoded by the coding sequence ATGAGCTGGACTGCAGCGCAGACGCGCTATGACGCAATGCAATACCGCAGGTGCGGGAGATCGGGCCTCAAGCTGCCGCTGATCTCCCTCGGCCTCTGGCACAATTTCGGCGACGACACGCCGCACAACCGCAAGCGCGACATCGCCCGCACCGCCTTCGATCTCGGCATCACCCATTTCGATCTCGCCAACAACTACGGACCGCGGCCCGGCGCGGCCGAGCAGGCCTTCGGCGAGTTGCTCAGGACCGATTTCGCACCCTACCGGGACGAGATGATCATCTCCTCCAAGGCCGGCTATGAAATGTGGCCCGGACCCTACGGCGAATGGGGAAGCCGCAAATACCTGATCGCCTCCTGCGACCAGTCGCTGAAGCGGATGGGGCTCGACTATGTCGACATCTTCTATTCCCACCGCTTCGATCCGGAGACGCCGCTGGAAGAAACGATGATGGCGCTCGACCAAATCGTCCGCTCTGGCCGGGCGCTTTATGTCGGCATCTCTTCGTACAACTCGAAGCGGACCCGGGAGGCCGCGGCGATCCTGAAGGAACTCGGAACGCCGTGCCTGATCCATCAGCCCAGCTATTCCATGATCAACCGCTGGGTGGAGGATGACGGGCTGCTGGATACGCTGGACGACCTCGGCATCGGCTCCATCGCCTTTTCGCCGCTCGCCCAGGGCATGCTGACGAACAAGTACCTGTCGAGCATTCCGGAAGGCAGCCGGGCGACCCAGGGCAAGTACCTGTCGAGCATTCCGGAAGGCAGCCGGGCGACCCAGGGCAAGTCCCTGCGCGAACAGTTCCTGAGCGAGGAGAACCTGGCGACGATCCGCGAGCTCAACGCCATCGCGGAACGGCGCGGCCAGACCCTTGCCCAGATGGCGCTGGCCTGGGTGCTGCGCCATGGCCGGGTGACCACGGCGCTGATCGGCGCAAGCCGGCCGGAACAGGTGAAGGACTGCGTCGGCGCGATTTCAAATCTCGATTTCACCGAGGCCGAGCTGAAGGAAATCGAGGCAACGACGGTCGAGGCGGACATCAACCTGTGGGCCGCTTCCGCGGAACGGAAAGGACCGCCGCGCAAATGA